Proteins encoded in a region of the Trypanosoma brucei gambiense DAL972 chromosome 11, complete sequence genome:
- a CDS encoding T. brucei spp.-specific protein: protein MYQSFWKHHRIHMTITPAATEHLHKYIKWNEYAYEYKSICLFVYSCLHVCAVTFSRLFFSIPLLPPPPHTHTQPAHTRTKKKKTATMTIIMKKERKKCVVQLCENGDAAVEWLVQKCNTSVCMQQKKIIEEIIKIYSLIIVMTINIVTIVKHTH, encoded by the coding sequence ATGTACCAAAGTTTTTGGAAACATCACCGTATACATATGACGATAACACCGGCAGCGACTGAGCACTTACATAAGTACATCAAGTGGAATGAATATGCATATGAATATAAAtctatttgtttgtttgtttactcaTGTCTGCATGTTTGTGCGGTCACTTTTTCacgcttgtttttttccattccccttctccccccccccccacacacacacacccaacctgcacacacacgcacgaaaaaaaaaaaaacagcaacaatgacaataataatgaaaaaggaaaggaagaaatgcgTTGTTCAATTATGCGAAAACGGTGACGCGGCTGTTGAGTGGCTTGTTCAAAAATGTAATacgagtgtgtgtatgcaacaaaagaaaataatagaaGAAATCATCAAAATATATAGTCTCATTATTGTGATGACGATTAATATTGTTACTATCGTTAAGCATACGCATTAA
- a CDS encoding aminopeptidase, putative encodes MPATLKRQRSNSVYEESNLSSFVDSCVNFVPNVTFHTTTEGKHMAKVLTSNSAPQPHTILLLGTRQQLKSKGLSQLFPYHKPELDQLIDEIDEASFRSDGYRCGTNHELRITLGVIAGAFSRHNCPLRPDSITNIVKEAVAYAKKVKGVTAASGALDIYCCEAENVLCVAAAVARGANQSFSAKNGYAEKSYWNRGIPVRVVFAPDTRKQSLSEASDTFACGKREYLDAAALSIQLCQRLVDSPCNLLDTTTFTEIAAGHIAKLKNKLKRNVSIDIISGEDLREKGYGGIYGVGKAAEYPPHLVTLSYEPNAAGGSGINPQEKLAFVGKGIVYDTGGLSIKPTTGMCGMKHDMGGAAAVFCGFIGLAMIGVPHRISSILCLADNAVGPRSQRNDDIVRMRSGKTVEINNTDAEGRLVLGDGVYHASALLPYTPDVIVDMATLTGAQGIATGRYHAALYASSEEIENRVLQAGRRCGDLCFPVVFCPEFQCPEFRSSVADSRNSVLNRSNAQVSCAGYFVGSHIDSKYKGDWAHVDLAAPAARDDATGFGVTLLLQTFAASLFGTA; translated from the coding sequence ATGCCTGCAACCCTCAAGCGGCAACGCAGCAACTCGGTTTATGAGGAAAGCAACTTGTCGAGCTTTGTTGACAGTTGCGTTAACTTTGTGCCAAATGTAACGTTTCACACCACAACTGAAGGAAAGCATATGGCCAAAGTTCTCACCTCCAACAGCGCACCTCAACCCCACACTATTCTTCTTCTTGGAACTCGCCAGCAGCTGAAAAGTAAAGGACTCAGCCAGTTATTCCCATACCACAAACCTGAGCTAGATCAACTAATCGACGAAATCGACGAGGCAAGCTTCAGGAGTGATGGCTACCGGTGTGGCACTAACCACGAGTTACGTATTACACTTGGAGTCATAGCAGGAGCCTTCTCCCGCCATAACTGTCCTCTTCGCCCCGACTCCATCACCAACATTGTGAAGGAAGCCGTGGCATATGCCAAGAAAGTAAAGGGTGTCACAGCAGCCTCAGGTGCGCTCGATATTTACTGTTGCGAAGCCGAAAACGTGCTTTGCGTGGCGGCTGCCGTTGCGCGTGGCGCCAATCAAAGTTTTTCTGCAAAGAATGGTTACGCTGAGAAGTCGTACTGGAATCGTGGCATTCCTGTCCGAGTCGTGTTTGCCCCAGACACGCGAAAGCAGAGCCTCAGCGAGGCAAGTGACACTTTTGCATGTGGAAAGCGGGAGTACCTCGATGCGGCAGCTCTCTCCATTCAGCTTTGTCAACGCTTGGTTGATTCTCCTTGCAACCTACTGGACACAACGACTTTCACGGAGATCGCTGCTGGACACATCGCTAAACTGAAAAATAAGTTGAAGCGCAACGTTTCCATTGACATCATCAGTGGAGAGGATCTGCGGGAGAAAGGATATGGTGGAATTTATGGTGTTGGAAAGGCAGCGGAATATCCACCGCACTTGGTAACGTTGTCCTACGAGCCCAATGCGGCCGGGGGCAGCGGCATAAATCCCCAAGAAAAATTGGcctttgttggaaagggtaTTGTATACGACACTGGCGGTCTCTCCATTAAACCCACGACGGGCATGTGTGGGATGAAGCACGATATGGGCGGTGCGGCTGCTGTCTTTTGTGGGTTTATTGGACTTGCAATGATCGGCGTCCCTCACCGTATTTCGTCCATTCTGTGCCTTGCTGACAATGCTGTTGGACCCCGCTCTCAGCGCAATGACGATATTGTGCGGATGAGATCAGGGAAAACTGTGGAAATCAATAACACAGATGCTGAAGGTCGACTGGTACTTGGTGATGGAGTTTACCACGCCTCGGCTCTTCTGCCTTATACGCCTGATGTTATTGTGGACATGGCGACGCTTACGGGAGCTCAGGGTATTGCCACTGGCCGCTATCATGCCGCATTATATGCCAGTAGTGAGGAAATTGAAAACCGCGTCCTTCAGGCGGGACGCCGCTGTGGTGACCTCTGTTTCCCTGTTGTTTTCTGTCCAGAATTCCAGTGCCCCGAGTTCAGAAGCAGTGTAGCAGACAGCCGTAACTCCGTGCTGAATCGCTCGAATGCACAAGTTAGCTGCGCCGGTTACTTTGTTGGGAGTCACATAGACAGCAAATACAAGGGGGATTGGGCACACGTCGACCTCGCAGCACCTGCTGCCCGCGATGACGCCACAGGTTTCGGTGTAACATTACTCCTACAAACCTTTGCAGCCTCACTCTTTGGGACAGCATAA